The Microplitis mediator isolate UGA2020A chromosome 4, iyMicMedi2.1, whole genome shotgun sequence nucleotide sequence ATACGAATATCCCGAGTTTTCATGAGCTGCTTTATATGAATCATTTCATTCTTGTACGTGACGGGTTTACCTGTCGATGTTAACCAGTTTCTTCCTTCCCAATCGTCGTaccataaatttaaactattgCATAGGAATTCTGAATCTGTATGGATATCAATTTTGATCAAGTTGAGTTCTATAATGATTTCTATTGCTTGTAGTATTGCCTCTAGTTCTGCCCCATTATTAGTATTCCTATTAACACAAGGCAGAGACAGATTTTTGGGATGATTCGGTCCAAAGTAAACTCCAAGTCCTGCAGCTGGTTTCGTTGTCCCGTTTCCAAAGCAAGATCCATCGGTGTAGATTTGGATTCTTCCGTCGCCGTTCCTTTCAAATATTACGTCTGCATCTCTTTTGGATGAACTCACTATATCATGCCAGCTCTGTAGACACTGGTCCATTTCCTCCTGCGAATGGACTAACCTGAAGATGGGGTTCGGGTATGCAGCTATTTGTTCGTGACACTCCTTCCAGGTTTGATATAAACCGGGCTTATGCCCATTGATGACAAGATAAAGATTCATTTTGGAAGAAGGTTACAGGTGAAAAATCAGGAGATTTAAGACCTACTTTAGGAAATTTGGAAACCCCTACTAGAACCGACCatgaatttcttttattaataaaattttctttaaatttttagaggttttaattttaataagatttcgaaattttcattataaaaaaaaatatattcctgAAAGGAAACGGAGATGATTCTCCCTGTTAGAAGAAcagttttttttcctcttttttttttctctttttttttttttttttattctttgggTCATATactatcaaatttgaattttcctaAAGGAAAACGGAGAAGATTCtcgcttattcaaaaattttttttttttttcttatcgctattttcatttatttattataatgtcTTGGTATTACGATATAATTATATCCTTAATACTAGAATGCCCTGAACATACAGgctaaaatctaaaaatacccttttttttttttttttttccaaaatttttttttttttttttttttttttatttttgaatactatataaaatttgaaattttctaaagaAAAACAGAGAAGATTCTCgcttattcaaattttcttttatccttatttttatttattcttatagACTATATTCTACAATAGCTATGGCTAACTACAATATTCTGGATCCTTATTGATTAGATTTGGGCCTATCACCAGGCACAAGGGTACTCCTGCTaatttattctaattttttttctttatctttttttctttatctttattattCAGACGTTATCCTACATTTTACTTAATGTTTCCAGGGTTTAGGACCGTTGCTCCTAGTGATAGCTCCATATCTGTAACTGAAACAATTTATACTActtctaattaattacttagcTTGGGTtatttaatttgtataaaatttggttttctttttattaataaaatttgaatcttCCTATAAAGGAAACGGAGAAGATTCTCCCGTGTTCAAATttagtttataatattttttttttgtctcttaaTTGGACTTATTTTGTTGCCGAGCTTGACCaaggaaataattttccgAAGACAAATCCAATTAATACTTGCTcttaatatagaaaaataattctatgttTATTGTTACGTATCTACTATTATAGACTAAATTATTTCTAGAGTAATTCTATAGGGTTTGTTGCCGGGCTTGACACGGTCAGGAATCTTGTTGTTCTCGAAGGATTCTCGTCGTGGAAGTAGGATTTTATGTGTCCTGATATGAGGTGGATGTTCTTGCTTTAAAAGGCCCATTAGTTCAGCTTGGTGTACAAAATACGTGATGCCCGTGAGGTCGATGGTGTCGATGAGAGGATTGGAATCTAGGATCTCCATCAGAGTATAGTATGAGAAATAATTACCAATTATCTTCAGTTTCTCTACACTCAGATTGATGTTCTGATAGAATCTCCCGATGTGCTTCCTAGGTTTAGCGATGGTGAGAGTTTTCAGTCGAGGTCCTTGAATACTAGGAAACCCAACTGAATCGAGTCTTGACTCTGAGATGGTAAGATGTTCCAGTTGCGGAGCCATACGGATGAAACACGCGACCAAGTTGGATGATGGTCGATTTGACCCCAAAGAGACCTCAACCGTAGTCAGATTCTCgttcaatttaatttgatttagaTTGAAGTTCCAGATGTCGTCTTGATAATTAGCCCACTTGAAACACAGTTTTTCCAATCCCGAGGAGCCGATGGCATTTATTAACTCGATCATGTCGAGGTGCTCCGAATATCTTATTCTGGATCGGTCGCaatttttaatagataaaCTTCTGAGGTTCTGATTGCTCTTGATGCATTGTATTAAGTGATCTTTGTTCAGGAAAAAGCATCCCTCTAGTTCAAGACTGCTGATGTGATTAGCTGTCTTGCTCAAGGCTCGTCCTGTAAAATATGTATTGCCGATAACCCCGAAGTGTCTCAGCTTGGCGAGCCGTTCAAAAACCTGCACCAGGGCGGTCTCCAGATGTCCTTGGGATCTTCCTACGATCAATGATTCCAGCCTCTCAAGACTCTCTGCAACGCACTCAATAATTCCAGAGGAAATAAGAGCTCCGGTAAAATTGAGGTGGGTCAACGTACTTCCGGCTTTATGTCGAATGAAATTGGTCACGGTGCCAGGAGAAGCGAGATACTGGTCTTCTCTGGATTCTAACTCGAAATGTGTGAGGCGTGCTGCCGGGACCGATGTTAAAAGATCGTCAATTTGGAATACTCCGTGGATAcggaacattttttttatattgctTTTGTTTAGGTTGAAAACTCTCATACTCCCCAAGGTGTAATCCCATAGGTATTGACTACATTGAGCTAATGAGCAGAGGTCTTCGGTCCCGAGATATTTAGCGATTTCTTCCCAACAGTCAGCATTCAGGTTCTCGCAAGCATTTCTCATTGTCGGCATAGGTGGATGGATTCGGGGCCGAGAAGTTGGTTTCTTGAACGAGACGATTCGAATGTAGCTGTTTCCGATCTTGAAACTCCTCTCCCGCGATTGGATTTGTAACTCCAAAGATTTAGCCACCGACTTAACCTTGAGTCGCCCCAGAGATTGCTGTTTTCCCTTGGGGAAGATGGACAGTTTTGTGAATTCTTCCGGTTTTAGCTGCAAGATCGACCGCAGCGTCTCTTTGGAAGTTTTCCTGGGCAGCCCGTACACCAGCAGGTCAAGGACCGGTTCGCCGTTGGAGGACTGAACTTCTGGCAAGTTTCGAGGGGTGCGATCCCTCACCGTGATATTATGATAACGCTCCATGAATCCGTCATCAGGGTCTACCGGGTATATCCTCACGCGGTTTAGAGTTTcattaaggggttaggggtactcaggggtatgaaaaaatgatgattttcaataattttttttttgtagttaattactttatttgacaaaaataaaaacatagctttattagaacacgtttcgatttgacttcacgaaaatttcaaaaaaaaaaattaataattcaaaaagttatcgctgtttttgtagagcccgttcctcccgaagtcctttgcggtgatcatcataagtccttggagattcatctaaaatcaatcggacaagaaaaattagttttattaatagataatcttgtgcctgatcgaagctttttttttttttttcgaaattaacaaaatggcggcctcaggaaatttttttcaaattttcgagaaaaaaaccgacagtttattgttaaaaaaaaatcgaaattttgaaaaaaaaaaaaaatccttcgatcaggcacgagtttttaatgtatttcaaaagtacaataaattttattgaaatctaccgagcagtttttaagttacagtgatcaccagttcagaaaacatagttttgagaaaaacgcatttaaagttttgctatggatttatgtcgaattataagaattatttaataacttacactgagtcatctattcctggaccatataatagctcttcagccgacatagcagcttccaaaatatcgatttgctggtgcctacgttgcaatcgaccttctcgggtgttatcattagcgcgcttatctgctactttgatacgtgcagcatccattctttctgcataccgatgagaattaggcccacaattaagtcctagtgtattcatcaagactaataatgaatttataccctcattaaatatacacatagcaacgtatgcagctatttgtacgatagtaaaactagtatttaccgtttttgggcatattttccatactagttggttaaagctttcattattattctgattgaatccacctacacatcttgaaagtaaattttcattactaagatcttcgtatataggcttgatagcttttaaaacatcagaaggtaaaggagaataatcgtgagaaaaggtatcaagctctcctcttgcttcagcgcgctggtaagagcaccaagattcttcgccttttggacacatatcatgattcggtttttcatcactcgagccgtagtgataaaaggttgccattatagcagatttcatattttcaatagaatcacaatgccggcgtattgctaaaccatagtacacagttagtttgtctattaattttcctgtgagcttacctcgaccaccaagacctttttgtttactcttcagcgtacgtaatcgactccccatccgcttttggacatgccctatacattcctttttatttacagttgtattttcgtaaggatctgattttataattcctgaataggtcttggagtcaccatcaccaatatagttggcatacttaactccatatttagtttcagaatacgaaaacatttcgaccatcgcatccacctccattttcccagaagacccttgatgattagcagaacacacatcttcatgcgattgataccattcctcgaactcaacagtatttgttttttttttccaatactcacatagcttacaatatgcacttttaatgtttatgtcaagaatctttccagtaaaatagccaattatagaagaaactccaaatgacgatgtatatccccgtttttgccaggttccatctcccgatacagttagatgatttatatcttcattttcagttgttggcattgcttgcttttcttcattcacagctttcgtcatgaaggtttctgcgacggctttactacaattcaaaatctgtttcagtaaaattgtatgcgtagatttatctaaaaaagacggcatgtccatcaggccgcaaaacttgcacaatccttcgtatcctattcctagtattctcattacaaaaatgaaacgtctgtttatttcataagaatgcccaacgaaagaacaggaaggaatatattcatttccacagttattacatgcaactacaattttgaatcccagcccacgtgtacttgctgtttgaaacactacatttccatcacattttttacattttataagagcagaaattgcagtgaatacctgaataaaatttattattcgaaattcagtactgctgtcttcaggtacatcatcttcagtgttttgttttaattttttagaagatgtactctgaatactttcatcacgttcggctgttttcggattaaaaacattctttcttttgactgaacgcgacttattaattttttcagaactccgaagttctcttgaaacctttctagaatcacgtcccatggttaataatttaattcacttgagaaataatttatcacaaaactatcgactgatcagtgcaacgactacaggtatactggcaaccaaaaattatttttcagttcttgtactacctacaaattgtgaatatatgtagaaggatatatatatatatatatatatatatatatatatataattataaatacattaaaatggggagatattcatgacaatgaaacccgaaaagtcggttgcttgcagctgtttctagctacctgctctcgaatgccacgtagcacccgagcgtcctttggtcattgttaaataactcgaaaagaatttgtcggattcacttcaaattttcacacaatatttttaaaatattatactttaagaaaatgcaaaaaaaaaaaaatcgattttttgaaaattctgactacccctaaccccttaagcTTGTACCTTTGTTGGTAAAGGTCCTGTTGGGCCTGAAGCTTGTACTCTTCTAAACGATCTTGGGCTTCTTCTAGGGTCCACGAATAAGATGTTCCTGACATGTTAGGAATGTGCTGGAATGGCGGTTAAGGATATGATtaggtaaattttatttgaaatattttgtacTGGACAGGTGATGCGAAGGTATGTgttgtgtttttatttttttttttttttttttttttattggtacAGTTGCtacaacaaaatttgaatttccttTAAGGAAATGGAGAAAAATCCTCccttattcaaattttgttctAGACCTTCTTTCatatggaatttttaaatccttcTCAAGGAACGGAGAAAGTTTCTcctaattgtaaaaattccgaaattaaatttaatttagaagttATTATTTGAGGTTTTGGTTCCCCCTTGTTTTTTCCTTTCATCaacaaaattcgaattttcctCGAAGAAAACGGAAAAGATTTTTACCTATTCGAAttttgtcaataaattttattatcaaacgtACGGTACTCTTTGTAAGGAATACTAGGAGATGTTAATCGTGTTTATAATTTAGGTTAAGGTTTTGAAGCGTAAATTCCTTTTAGGAAACGGAGAAGATTCTCCCAACTAGCGCTCGACTCGGTGTTAAAAACCTGATTCACCTACTTTTAAACATACCGTCTGAGGTCCGGGAGGTGACATGCTTTCTCTCGCTGCCGCTTTAGGCATTCTAACTCCTACGCTTTCTTCTAACTCTGATGTTATAGTTTGAACTGACTGACAAAACTTGTTACCATCTACTTGAGCACTAACTCGTTTGCTTCTTGATATTAATCTAAACTTGGTTACTTTAGTGCAAGCGCCGAACTTATAGCAAAGAGTTACTATGACCGTaagaataatgaataaaacaaaactcATGCTAATATATACCATTAGATGTAGAGATATACCATTCGCGTACTTGAATCTGATTTCTTTAACCCGTGCTTCTATCGCTTCAAGGTTCTCACCTGTAGAAGCCTGAGAGAGTGTCAATAATGGCTTAGAATATTCGAGAAATTCTTTATCTATGGTTAATTGGTGGAAATTTGGATATTTAGAGACAATACTTAGGTTTTTCTTCGCACTTAGCCCGGTCAACTCTAGACTGTTATCTCCTAAACTTAAAAGACTAACATGGTTATTTTCAGCTCTGCAGTTGGGAGGAAACCGCAGCACTCCGGCACCTCTTAATTTAGTGGTGTGAGGAAGTTTTCCCTCGCAACTGATTTTTAGATATTCTGTCTGAAAAGTAGAAAACAACCAAGCGTTCTCGTTATCTAGTGCGATCCATTGGGTGGAATTTTCCTGCAACAACCGTATGTCACAGGTTGTGGTTTCATTAGTTATTGTGgctttaaatatatcaatttcgCAATCATGAGACTCGGAGATGGATTCGACTGGTGTATCTGGAAAGCATGCCAATTCCTCTCCCGCGGGTAGACATCGGTCTATATATTCTGGAGAAGCCAGgtaaaaacgattaaattcAGGCTGCACGACAAGATATTTAGTTTTAGGTTCTAACAATAGCCCGAAAAGAGTTTCTCCTAACATGTACGGTACTCTATACGGTATCAATTTATAACAAAGCCATGGATATTTGTCCATAAGGGGTATTTTAACCGTTATTACGAAGAGATTGTCTGATTTTGCAGCAGAGATTTTTGCCATTTTAGTTAGGATCTGGAGGTCAATATGATCTAAAGGTTGAGGCGGGTTCAGATTTGGAAATTTTGATTCTATAGTAGTCATTGCATCTTTTAGCTGGTCTGGTGAAATCAACTCTGGACTTAAGATTCCCCTTTTTGCCTCTTCGATTGCGGTGATGGCTGATCTAAGCAAACTATTGCGGTGCTGAGCTTGTCTATAGACTTTCGTAGCATAGTAGCTATACTCTAGTTCCTGATCTATTATTCCGAGTTGTTCCTTCTGGGATATGGTCAAATTTCTTAGCTCGTCGGCAAGTGTGTTTATGGTTTTTGAATGAGTTTGGATCTGCTGATTTAGAGAGTTAATTTCGGTCTGCATTATATGAGTAGAATTGTTGACTAAGTGAATAATTTGGGCTTGATCACGGTAAAGATCGAAGATCTCCTGCTTAAAGTTTTTATCCCCCTCGTATTCTAGAATCCCAAATATTTTCCTAGCAATCGTCCCGACTGTAGCTAGCCACGAGCCTCGAGGATTTCGGAAGTCACTCATTGGAGTTCTGTTTATGATTTCTTTGAGATGGGCGATCAAATGACTACTTTCGCTATTAATATAGTCGATCGCCGGTTTTTGGAGGGTTCTCAGGCATAAACGTTCCGTAAAATACTTCACATACATGCAATCTATGAGCATTGCTTCATATTGGACCCGATCCTCATTGTTGTCGTTTAACAAATTTCCTACGTCTACCGTGATAATCATCGTCCATTGTTCTCGTATTAGGTGGATATTACTGGACTTCTCGTAGTAAACCCCGGGCTTTTGGTCAAAATAACTAATATCATGGAATTCCCCGGCATTTCCAAATTTCCAAAACCCGATTGCCAAAAAGAGTAATTGCGTAACGAGCATTTTCTTCTGGAACAAAAGTTAAGCgaaaagagtttttttttttttttttttttttttctttttcttttattaacaAGATTCGAATTTTCCTACGAGGAAACGGAATAGATTTTCACTATCCGAatgttgttaataattttccaattttatttatttatttacattttagaGGTTTTCCTATCCAGCTCGTGAATGGAGAAGGATAGTTTTAGTTTAGAAGGGTGTTTAGGGAATCTTTTTCCCTCCTCTGTTTCCAAAATTACTGTTCCGTTTTCTAAGACCGATATAATCTCGTAAGGGCCGTAGTAATGACTGTCTAATTTACCCTTTCTAGGTTCTTTTAGTACGTAAACAAACTTTCCGGGTGAGAAGTCTACTTCATGTATGGCTTTATCATACCGTAATTTAGATTTAGATTTTGCTTCAACTAAGTTAATTCGGGCAATCGCTCGAGATTCGTTTAATTTGGTTATTAATTTCCCAATCGATTCTGGGTACGTTTCTATCTGTGAGTAATCAGGGAACGAGGTGGGTGATCTAGCATTTTTCCCGAATATAAGTTCAAATGGCGTAAAATTAGTTGCCGTGTGTACTGtagtattataattaaacatagCCATAGCTAAATATTTATCCCAGTCCGGGAACGCTTCTATAAagacttttaaatattcaattaaggCATGATGTGATCTTTCTAGTGAGCCATTAGATTGTGGGTGATATGCGGACGTTGTTATTCGCTTGATTCTCAGAATACGTGCTAGCTTACTCAAAAGTTTACTAGTAAAAGATGTACCGTTATCAGATAGAATTACCTTTGGGCAACCGTATAGACtgataaaatgattaattaacgCTTCAGCTATAGTCTCGGTACGAATGTCAGGTATTGCTACTGCTgtgcaaaattttgaaaaattgtccTGGATGGTTAGGATGTGTCTATTTCCGTCGGGAGTGAGTTCAAGAGGTCCGACCGTatctattgaaattttttcgaatggTTCGAATGGTGTATCGGCAATAATCATGGGTTGACGCGTCTTTATTCGCGATAGCTTTTCGCGTTGACAAACATCacaattttgaatgaatttatagatattttctTTCATTCCCGGCCAATAATATCGCTCGCGAATTCTCCAGTACGTTTTTACCACTCCCTTATGTCCCCCAATCAGACTAGAGTGATGTTCCGCGATTATCGAGCCCCTTTCTTCGTCTTTTGGGTAAGTTATTCTACCTTTTGTGAATGTAACACTTATTGGACaatacttgaaaattttagacaaATAAGACTCTAAGCCTTCGCCGATTTCGTCGCCGTCCTCAGCGATGCGCAAAgttgtaattttatatttctccAGAGCTCCTCTTAATCTATACAAAGCCTCGGATATCATTTCGGGAGTATTTTGATCAAAGTGATGACGCTTGAAAAATACTGTAAAAACGCGATTTTTCCCATATTTTGTTACAAAAACTTGACCTACTTTTGGTTTATGACTTAATAATTCTTGTtctgaaatataatttaaagctTGTAATAATTTAGGTATTGGCTGGGTATATTTACAATCTGTTGAGAGAAAGTGAGCTATATTATCCTTAACGTACGTTAACCCTTCCCTGCTATGGGAAACTTTAAGAAGACTTTGCTTATTTAAACTGGGGTAACTTACGTTGGATTCAGCTACTTTAGATGTTTCGGATTCAGTTGTAAAAGCTCTATCTGTGTGTGGTACTAATATGATGTCCGATTTTGGAAGTACGAACGATGGATTTGGCTTTAAAGAAATTGTAGGTTCCGGTTGTTGACTTAACGGACTctttaatttttcagtaaTCTCTACGGGATTAGGAGGTTCTTTGATATAGGACGAAGTTAGATTTGATGGTTTTCTCTTAGCTTTAATATAATTTCCCGGAGTTTTATCGAAGTCTATTATACTAGGCGCTAAGGGTGAGCCGTAATTACTCTCGTTACCTGGTGTTTTGAGCATATTATAGGCTCCCGGGTCCCAATACATTCCCTCAAAGGATGTCATAAGCTGTCGATTAAGTGGAGTTATTTCTCCCATTGAAGGCGCAGTCAACTGTTGAAAGCTATCAGGAGGTGGTTCGTCGATGGAGTCTATCTCAGAGCCGTCTGTTTCATCATCCGCCTCTTTCGCTGCATCCTCATCATATGAATCATTCTCAAGGTCTTCATTTTCAGAGGCCTGTATCGTCTGATCAAAGCATTGAATCGATCTTCGAATTTcctttacaaaattttctctAGCTTCGATTGAGGCTTGTTCCTCCTCCTCTTTTCGTTTCAAGATGTTGTCAAATTTAGTAAAACTTTCTTGCAAGGCCTGAGGGTCGAATGTTTTTTCTGTAGTATCTGTTTtctcattattatcattgggGCTATCACTTTCGGTAAAATTAGGCTCAACCTCTACCACGGAAGGTACTTCCCGAGGAAGCACATCAGGTGGAGAGACTGTGACCTGTGATAGTTGCGGATTCGACTTGCTGACACTTTCATCCAAGGATGAAAACTCAGAAGTCTCTAGTTCTCGGTAATTCGGCCTTTTGTATAGACTCTCTGTTGATCTAGCCTCACCTAGCCTCTGTCTTAACCTTGAGGCAATTGTGTCTCTCGGTGCTAAGAGATTCTGGGTTACCTTAACTGGCTTGTTTGAGCTACCAGTTTTCCGCGGTCTCCCGGGACCTTTCTTAGTCGAAGCTTCGATTACTGGTTGACCATTAATCGGATACATGTGTGGACTGCATCTGTTTCGGCAAGCGATTTGGTGGATTACTGGAAAGGGCATCCGCGAGCTGGTCGCCtacttttcttttaagaaCGACATTAAACCGATAACCGTTCAGCAGCGATTTCCATTTTACTTGCCGATCCGTAAGATGTATCCCGTCTCGCAACCATGAGATACATCCCTCGTCTGTTTGAACGATAAACTCGCGAGAATACAAATACGGTCTAAACTGTTTGATCGCAAAGACAAGTGCTAAACATTCTCTTTCTTGTTTAGTATATCTGGTTTCGGCTTCTATTAAAGTACGAGAACCATACGCGATAGGTAATATTTGATTAGAAATATTAGGATTGTCATTATCGGGCTCGATGTCAAATTCTTGGCTTAAAATGCAGCCTAAACCTACTTCGGAAGCGTCTACAATTAAAATGAATGGTTTATTTGGATCGGGGTGTAATAGCAAGGATTGCTCGCAAATCGCGGCTTTAATATCTTCAAAAGCTACCTGTGCCTCTTCGgaccatttaaaaattttatttttcttagttAATTCGGTAAGTGGCTTAGTTCTTTCCGCGAAGTTATAAATGAATCTACGCAAGTAGTTAGCTAAacccaaaaattttctcattccCGTATGACTCGTGGGTTGAGACGCTGATTTAAGAGCAACAACTTTAGCTGGATCGGGTTTGATTCCCTGGGGACTGATGATGTGCCCCAAGAACGTAACTTCATTGCAGAAGAATTTGCATTTTTCGGGTTGCAGATTAAGATTGGCGTCTCTTAATTTCTGTAGAAATTTTCTAAGACGACGGTTATGCTCGTC carries:
- the LOC130666930 gene encoding ribonuclease H1-like, whose protein sequence is MNLYLVINGHKPGLYQTWKECHEQIAAYPNPIFRLVHSQEEMDQCLQSWHDIVSSSKRDADVIFERNGDGRIQIYTDGSCFGNGTTKPAAGLGVYFGPNHPKNLSLPCVNRNTNNGAELEAILQAIEIIIELNLIKIDIHTDSEFLCNSLNLWYDDWEGRNWLTSTGKPVTYKNEMIHIKQLMKTRDIRILHVPSHQGVFGNEQADQLAREGARRSSAIHQGSSHRNQSSIN
- the LOC130666463 gene encoding uncharacterized protein LOC130666463, translated to MGRDSRKVSRELRSSEKINKSRSVKRKNVFNPKTAERDESIQSTSSKKLKQNTEDDVPEDSSTEFRIINFIQVFTAISALIKCKKCDGNVVFQTASTRGLGFKIVVACNNCGNEYIPSCSFVGHSYEINRRFIFVMRILGIGYEGLCKFCGLMDMPSFLDKSTHTILLKQILNCSKAVAETFMTKAVNEEKQAMPTTENEDINHLTVSGDGTWQKRGYTSSFGVSSIIGYFTGKILDINIKSAYCKLCEYWKKKTNTVEFEEWYQSHEDVCSANHQGSSGKMEVDAMVEMFSYSETKYGVKYANYIGDGDSKTYSGIIKSDPYENTTVNKKECIGHVQKRMGSRLRTLKSKQKGLGGRGKLTGKLIDKLTVYYGLAIRRHCDSIENMKSAIMATFYHYGSSDEKPNHDMCPKGEESWCSYQRAEARGELDTFSHDYSPLPSDVLKAIKPIYEDLSNENLLSRCVGGFNQNNNESFNQLVWKICPKTVNTSFTIVQIAAYVAMCIFNEGINSLLVLMNTLGLNCGPNSHRYAERMDAARIKVADKRANDNTREGRLQRRHQQIDILEAAMSAEELLYGPGIDDSV